GGTTGGTGAATGGGTGGTGAGGGGCTGGCCACCTTGACGTTGCTGCTTGAACTCGAGCCAAAGAACTATTGAAGGGTGTTGCGAAGGCCTGCGGAACCGGCGGTGATTTGCACTTATGACTAATGGCAATCTTCCCATTTCCATGGAAAACACTTCCTCATGCTGCGGATTACAACAAATTGAGATGCCCTCGAACATGTTTTCCCACTCGGATGACGGCTATCTGTCTAACCACACAAACAagataaaatgtttttatttgaatctTTATCTGTAATTACACTTAAATATTTGACTTAGTTTGATTTTGTAAACTTTATTACAAAGATCGCAGGAGTTCGTATATAAATTTTCCATATGAATTTCATTTGCGCATAATTTTAGACCgagcattttccatttccccattAAACGATGAATAATTTTCCCAAGCGATCTTTATCCGTTTGAAATGCTCCATGAACAGTCACTACAAAGTACAGCGAATTATAGTTTTTCTCTGGAATTTTTTTCCTTGCTGCTGTTTGCACGTTTGCGATATGTTATTCCCGTTGTATTTGCCACTCGAGTGTGCCACAAAATGTGATTGATTAGGAGCACAGCACAAATGAAACATTTCCGAAAGTATTGCTGAGTATTTGCATCTGGCCGCCTGGCGAAAAGTTgcggaaaatgtttttcccgCCCGGGCATGTGACCGCTACGTCATAAATACGGATATTCAGACCCCGGAAAGATGTCCCCACTTTTGACGGGACTTCAAAAGCCAAACAGGCAGTTGGCAATGTCGAGGCGACTGGGGGACTTAAACGTTTGGCGCATTCATGCTGTCGCCGCGGACATGTCACATCCAAACAACAATGTGTACATTAGGAACCATTTTCGAATTCGGCATATCTCCTTGGCAATTGGCCCAGTTTCTGTAGGGAAAAGCGACAAGCCAAGGGCCTGGATTTGCGGCACGTGGAGGACGCAGTGGAACATCTTGTCCTCAATTAGGTGTGTCaactgcaattaaaagtgaTGCCTCAAGTGGAAGATTTCTATACGCAGGGCTTTCTTATAGTAAAGAATTCTGAAGCAGGAGAGCTACCATAAAATTCAACAATTTGAATGGTTTATAGTCCAAACGAAATTCTTTCTCTTTAATCCAAGGAATCTCCATCTAAATCTCAATGTATCTCAAACAAAATCTGTTCGCGAATTGCCAGCAAATTGCCATTCAATGCTCTATTTCATTTGGCTGAAAGCCCAAGCCAAAAACTGAAACCCGTCATCTGTCCATAGATGCAAATACTAAAAGGAAAGTGGAAAGGCGAGCATATAAGCGAAATAGAAAAGGCtcagttttaaattaaaatcgatattaataataaatcaaataataaattctcATTTTAAGCATGtgaatttggaaaataaacaacatatTTGGTTTATCTTAACATAATTGTTCCAACATGAAGACTTATTCTTGTATTTTCAAGACCCCATAAATTCACGTcctattaaattgatttaaaccACTCTATGGATTACCAATTTCGACATGAATGTTTGTTAGGCTAATAAAAGACGGTAATGTTCGCCCACAAAACTTTAAGATAATTTCTTCACCTATAAATTCGCACGTTGTGTCCGTGATTATTTAGagccaaaaatgtgtttacGGAAATGTTAAATAGGCGTCCATTAAGCAAATTACTATTAGTTTTCCTCAACTGCTTAGTTTTATACGGACACTAATGGCCAATGGCTTAATAAACTGCTTCGTACTgaggcaaatgaaattgtataataaattatttcattactCAAAAGAAGAGAAAACGCTGCTATGGCcaactatttaaatattttgccgcCAGGCATTTAAGTAGATACTTTGGCCATCAAATTGATTGGTTTTCTTCATTattaaaaagccaaaagtgCTCTCTACTCCTGTCAACAGCCAGTGACGAAGTTATAGCCCCTCACCAGCGACCTCTGACCCCCGATAATAAATAAGTGTGCCACAGTTTTTGCCGATCCATCGCCGGCTCCAGTCAGTCCAGTTCTGTGTgccaaaaatagcaaaaccatattaatttttgtttgctttgttttggttttggtttctgtttcggtttctttttctgtttctgtgttgCTTTGGCCACCGAAGCCGCCAGCAGGCAGGAAATGAGAATTgaatacaataaaaatcattCAATAGTATCACTCGGCCCCATTGTTGTGCCGAATTAATAATGGATAACAATGGAGAGCAGTGGAAAGCGGAAGCCCAAAAGAGGAAAAGCCGAAACACACAACCTACACTACACACAATGGTTGCAATAAATAGGCAGGAATGCGGAGGAGACAAGTGGATTATGAGGACAGGATGCGGTTGATCCTGCTACCCGAAACCGATCCATCCCTGGTTTAATTAACTCCCGACGTGATTTTCCCTGCACTCGCAGCGCTGAGAAATGGCCAGAAGTAGTTGCGGTGGAATGGGCCATTCAATTCCGGTGGTCAGGGGCTCGTAATTTGAAGTTATGTGCGGTCTGATGTAACCAACAACCCAACAAGCTTCCAACAAGCAAACAAGCTTCCTCGAGGTCCTGCgagaaatttccatttaagcCAGCAGAACGGCAGAATGGCAGGCAGAACGAACTGAGTTTTCCCTTTCCAGCCATAAATcataaacaaaaggcagcaTTTCGGATAACAAAAGGCTGGAGAAAAAGTTTAGAAATTtggctttaaaaatgtttgcagtTCGAAAAGAACTTCGTGAAAGGCTGGGGAGAGTGCTGAATATATTCTACTTCTGCTCGGATGCAAAACAAACTTCCTCGAGCAAATTCATAAACAAGAGGCATTAATTCCCGAGCAAAAAgctaaaagaaagaaaaagttgGAAGGCAGCTTTAAAAAAGTTATAGTTTAACAAGACATTTTTATGCAAGAACTGCGCTTTTACAACTTCTAAGTTAAACATATTAACTTAGAACTTAATGAAATTGCaatagtttttttaaaaatgtgcttCATACAATAAAATCCCTTAAGGATAAGTTAAGGATACCCTTAGATAAAAGTGGACAAGGAATAAGTGAAGGCGAATTATTCTCTGTCACTGAGAAACTCGCAGTACAATCGCATCAGCAGCACAGAGTATAAATGACAGGTCATAGGTGATAGGTAGGATGCGGAACGAGATTTAAGCCTGGCAATGTGGTGAAATGGGCTTCCTTGCCAGTGTCCTTGAATCAGACACTCGAACTCGACCGCAGGCAACGGGCAACGGGAACGGCAATAACTTCCAGCTGCGAGGTGACCCCAAACCGGGTGAAAGGTGGTGGAGATGGTGACCTCGTGGAGCGACTGCACCTTCACCTGTCACACGGGCGAGGAAGCGCAAACGAGCCTGGGTGCACGCGTACCCAGctgggaaagtggaaaaggggCTCTCAGATTGCCAACTAGCCAACTTTCGTGGCATTGgtcacagcagcagcgatggCAGCCGCAGAAGTACAAGTAACACGGCACTAGCGCTACTAAaaggcactgagaaaaaactATTTAGACAAGgtgttaaaaaaaactttcaaaacttaaaaaaaaaattactagaAATTTGGTTTTCTATTGATAGATATAGCTTATGAttcagtttaattttaatatttatgattcCGAAATTCCCCATTTTGTTGCCGGAATTACAATTTCCCTCAAGTGTAGCGACTGTGGAAACAGCGAAAACAGCGCTCGTTTAGCAGAGTTGTATCCTGTTTCCAATTTTCATTCAGTATCCCACTTCCACGCGCACTTCGTGTGCCCCCACCACCCGCTacaaaccacccaccacacaccacccaccgcccaccacccaccaactTACAACCCAAAGTAGGTCGTGGCGTCTGTCCTTGCCGTGGAGCGAAGGCAGGCACAAAGGCGAGCACGAGGAACAAGGAGCTGCAAAAGGACGAAAAACTTCACCTAACCTCATTACGAGTTTCcctacgcacacacacacacacacacacagcagtgATGACGTCATTGGTTGAGCTGTGTGCCTTCGCCTGCTCATTCGTTCCGTTCATTCGTTTGTAAAGGCTGCGCACGAGGTGGGTGGCctttggtgggtggtggaaatGGCAGAGGTTAGCTCAGAAGTGGAACTACCTGTAAGCTAATTATGcatttcataaatatgcataataaataaataaataagtaaatagaTATTTGAAAATACACGTACATTGCCAATGAAATGTGCTCATAAAGCAATTCACGGGCGGATCAAAGGATCTAAGCAAATGAATGGAGCAATTTCCCTTTTGGGCTGGAAAGGACCTGCGCATtgagaaaaagagagagagaaaggagagagggagagagagagttaTTGGAGTTGTCGGCTTTAGATGTCCTGGAATAACCAAaaggacaacaacaaattgcagtAAACAGTAGAAAAAGTAGCCAAACGTTGGGAGATGGGCGGGATTACAGGGTGGTATGAAATGGGAGTAAAAAGGGTATCATGCGTAGCGGCTACTGAGACATTGGAATTATTACTATACTTTACGTGCTTTTATTGCGTACCATTTGCTACCTAACTTCGAgatttatgtatatagtatacatacatataatatatacatatgtataatttttgaattttataattttttttgtaacgaGTCCGCCAGGTGAGATGGAAATTGCGGCAGGCTACTGGCCAAAGTGGATGGCAAAATCTTCACTAATCCCATTTGAATTTCATTCGTCTGCCAAAtggatttcattttaatttcgcaTTACGCAAAGACAAATCCCTGCAGCGGCTTTCTGCCATCCAATTTAAATGCGTTCGCAGCtgatttgcatgcaaataaGCCAGATTTTCCAATCCCGCCACAGCCGAAGGACGAATATCCTTCACATGCGAGGTGGCACTGCCagatttggcaaacaaatatgCGGGAATGTCACGGCTCATCGCTTCGTCGCTCACATTGTAAAATGGATAATTACCATATCCATGGGTTATGCGGGCATATTTGAGTTGGCCGATTGGGCTTTCTATCCGACTGATCGCCGTGGTGGCCAATTGAATCTCCGCTCAACTGAAACCAATTTTTGTTGGTGTTTACTATTGGCAACGTTTTTAACCACAAGGATTCTAAGTCGATTGGTTAGgcaactttaatttaaatgggcGTTCGGAAAAGGGGGCTTGATATCGAGAACAATGGTAGAAAACATTAAACAAGTATGAAATATACATTGGGTGATTAGGGCCTCGGCCTACCCATTTGCCCGCCCGCTAAGCATTGGATCCAGCTCCAAGTCGATGACCAAGGACCTTCCCTCGTCAGCCGGCCCCTtgccatcccattccatctGGATGCTGGCGATGTAGCTGCTGAACTCGGAGGCTGTGAAGCGGTGCTGGTATGGGATCTCAATGCTACGCAGGTGGTATGGGCATCTGATGTGACAGACCCAGCGACGCGGGTAGACCACGTCCATTTGGTGGCGCCCGCAGACGGCCAGGAACTCCACGATGCTCTCGTACTCGCTGCGCACACCGATGAAGGATATGGCGCGCTCCAGCGTGGTCATCGTGTCCGGGTCTGAATTAAAAGCCAGCAGCACGGGATCTCCGCGAAAGAGATCCTCCTTGTCCGGCCGATTGCAAGACTCGCGCAGACTAAACAAAAAGGTCATCGGCATGTGGTGAAAGCGGACGCACTTCATCAGGCGGCCCATGTGTGTCATTCGATTCAAGTCGTCAGAGTGCCCCAGCCAGCGCAGCACGGCAAAGAACACCTCCATCTCCGAGTTGACGCCGATCGTGTCCTGGCGCAGTATCGTTTCCAGAATGTCCACTTGCAGGTGCAGAAAATGTGGGCTGCCCACCAGGGCCAGAAAGTATCTTCTCAGCCGGCGCACCATCGCCACGCAGATCTCGCCGAGCGCCGGCTGCTGCTTGGCCTCCAGATAGACCAGGAAGGCACCCTTCTCGCGCACCGAGTTGCCGCACAGCATCCTATAGATTGCCTTCTCCAGCAGGCTTACGCCCAGGTGGCGGGCGACCTGGAGTGCGGGCACCAACGACCCGAAGTCCGGTAGCTTCTCGGTGCGCATCCACTCGTAGGCGACCCCAAAGCCGCGGGCAGGCACCTCCTGCTCCAGGAACTTGAAGCGGGTTACGCGCCAGTCGCGACTAGCAAACCAAGACGAGAAGCACTTGAGCAGGCTGGGTATGCACCTGAATTTGTGCTCTCCGATTCGAACGCGGACCAAAGCGCCATGGTTGCCCTTCATCATCTCGGCCACCACTTCCGGCCCCGGTTTCTTGGGCGGCACATTGAAGATTAAGCCGGGAGTGGGATTCAACTGCACGTAGGAGAACACCGAGCGCAGCGGCACCTGGTAGTCGTTGTCCCTGAACGTTTTCCAGTCGGAGTACTCCTCATCCGTGAACGTTCTCCACAGGAGCTCAgctcgctgctgctgtagtATTCTGGCCCTGCACTGTTCGTCGTCGGTAGTGGTTCCATTGCCGGTAGATGTGCTCTTTGTCTTGCTCTGCTTCGATTTCCTTTGCTGTGCCGGATCCGCTTCGATCTTGGAGCTCATATCACTGACTTGGGGCATTGCTTTTTCTTCAGAGACCAGCGTTGCGGTGGAGGTCCAGCTGGCGGTGGACCGACTAGTTCCGGACTCCATGGTAATACTACAAAGCACCTTAAACTGAGAGCTAGATGTTATAGGAAGCAAGGCCTGCTGATGCTGAagtctttttctgttttgaaCTGCTGTGTATTTATAATGAAAACGTATTTCTCCCTGACCTCTAATCAAGTTGTggatattttcatttttcgaatGAACCAAACAGTGGGcgaataaatttgtatttttaaattctccCATTGGCTGCGGTTGGGCACAAGTCTGTGAATTGGCTTCCGTTTGTGCGATTCAATTTGGCAGCTCCTCGTATTAAGTAGCCGCCACTTTGGCCGCTTGATTAGGAAAACGTTTCGGCTTCTGCCTCTCAGTCGTTTGGTATTATTcttattgttttgaatttcaattttgtttgtgCCAAGGACGTTGCACGAAAATTAAAGACCCCAAATATGCGCAACACTTTCGCGCCACTTGCGCACGTATGCCCGCCATAGTAAAGTGTGAGTTctacgcggcgtatacgtgatgtgTGTTCCAAGCATTCCCTGCTTCCCACTTCCCGGGCTCTTCCGATTTCAGGGTTTTTCAATTTCCTGTTGCTTTCGTGCATTAAGCCCCTTGGAAGGGCATGTGCCCGAAAACTAATCTGCAAAAGgtacatttcatatttgtgAATTAATACTCTTGGCTTTCTCTGAATGGAAACTGCTTTAAAGATGAATCTGTGAAGTGAGCTTGCGCTGCTTTGAGGTCGTCAGTGTCCTTGGCATTATATACAATTTGTACTTGGCTTTATGTACTCGCTGTTGgtttctcctctttttttcttctttttctgcttttattttctttggcttgCTGCTTCCCCGGCGGCGGCGAGATTTTCCCTCTTCTCCACGTTGCGTGTTCTGGTTTTTCCAGATCAGTGCCTCGCAGCTTGAGCCATATTTTCCCCTGGCATAATTGCAAGAAGCGAAATCCTCTAAGTGGCAGGATATGGCTGGAGGAGCAAAGGATGTCGCCGTCTGAAAGCAATTTCTTTGGCTTTCAGCTGGCCAAATGCCAGGCTTCATATTTCAAAGTGAAATGGTTCACATTCTGAATTATCCAATGTCCTGGTCACACTTCGCCAATCGAAAGTGTGACTATTTATTCAAGTTATCAACATAAATTGTACAGCCTAATActacaaaatttatttcaactgacacacaaatatttatgtttaatttaacgATATGCCAGAAAGTTTGGGCAGGgtttaaaattgcaattgagTGGCAAGTCAAAACTGCCAATTACTCAAAGAAAACTAGCCTGCCTTTCCATCAGTTTTCTCAgtattttgtaaacaaatgatCTGTGCTTCACGACGTCACCTGAAtgagaaaacaagaaaaccgAACGTAGACGTACAGAATGTTTCGTATCTGTGCATCTGATGGATAAACAAATTGGCTGCGTGCGCTCATCGATTTTTATGAGTTCAAAGATTTACTTTCTGCCGCATTCCAGCAGAGAAATCCCTGCACCGAAAATCCAATGTGCATTCGGATGCCAGAAGCCGGGGAAACAAAGGCATAGCCATAGGCATATACCCATGCGAAAAAcaaagagcaaaacaaaaatattaatggcGTCATTTGTCGAACACAGAAAAAGGCCCCGCCGAACgaagtgcagaagaaaatttGTTGCTTGCCGGGGAAATTTGcggaaaaataacaaaaatatttgctacAACGAATGGGAGGTGCTTTATCgcgtatgtgtatgtgtatttggggaataaaaacaaattaaacataaCGATAGGCAAGGTAACATTTTATAgtccaaaaacattttttgcctAATTAGAAATTCAAACTTTTAATCCCTACAtattgcatacatatacaaacaAATCCATAGTGGGATTAAAAACTATTCATGAAGTATTTCAGAAATTGTGGCATTAAGTAGCAATTATTTCGCAATTAAAAAGCTTTCAGCGAGGAAATCTGGTTTGGTTTCGgcgaattttaattttcctctCAAATGAGCCTTTAAAAAATAGCGCTTTTGGGGTCAAAAGCCAAACACGTGCTTCGCCAAAACATTTGGCTTTggatttaattgcaaaaaggCACGCGAATTCGCCAGCGATTCCGAAACGCCCCCAGGAACTCAATCTCAGTCCCAGCGGGTTCCGGCCAACTATTTTCGGATGGCCAATTAATCTTTGGGCAGAAAACTCACTGCGTGCGGTGGTGTGGAATTTTAAGCGATTTGCTagtcattatttatttttccttcgAGATCGCCGGGTGAAATAAATCGAGCCAAAAATAGCATCAAAACAAGAACTTGGCCAGCATTGAACTTACATCGCCGTCGTCGGAGGTGAGACGCATCGAAatcatttatcattattaGGGGACAGCGGACATTTGAAACATTCATGAGTCGGTTAATGCCACAGACTTGATAAATGCTCCGAGCCTTGGAATAAATAACCACACTGCGAGAGAGTCAGCCGAAGTTTCAAATACTCTTACACAAGTTAGGGATATGAgtattattaaaacaaaatttacagACTTTTGTATGTTTGCCTCTTCTATGCATGTCATTGGAActgaatatatttatcaatATCGATTCTGATAGCTGAAACTTTTGCGGAATTTCCAAAATCACTAATATTTCTATCTGTGGGTGGTAATAGtctggaaaaataataaacccTTTGCAATGAGCCAATCGAAGAGACTATCAATTCTCGATTCGAATTGGTATAGCATGCATTATTTAGCTTCCCCCTTCTGCTAACATCTATGACTTACTAGGCCAAACACGCACGACTAACAGGTTGGCaagtgcacagagagaaatagCTGATACATGCcgagaaaatttaaaaataataatgataacaATCCCCTGCTAACGTAAAATTGCAGGCAAACTGTCATGGCAAATTAACTGTGTATTTAGCTACCATTATGagttgcaattaaatcatCGAAATTTTCGCTTCGTGCGCCCATCGAATGGGTGTGTGCTACGGCCATAATCGAAAATCAATAAGGCGGCTGGCACATATGAGGAATATGAGTGGCCGCTGGTAGACCGTTACCGCTAACGGGCAATGGCCCAAAGTTGATTATGAATATTTGATGTGGTCCGTCCAACTGCGCAGTTGACATGGCCAGCAGATGAGGGCCGTAAAGGTAACGAACGCAGTGCAGCTATTAACCACGGTGTGCAGCAGACAGCAATTTGTGCCGGGTTAATGACACCTACTACTGCTCGAACAACATGGTGCCTGGCACACCCGGTTGCCATCGATTTTGGCCAAGGGATTTGGATTCAGGATCCAGATGACGCCATGTCGGAATGCAGGACCTCGGGGCCATAAAGCCGCGTAATAcccaataaaaacaattaagttAATACACGAATGCCCCGGCAAAGTGTGCTCTCCCAGTTCTGGCCCCTTTAGCAAACAGCCAAGTGCAGCGACGGAGTGAAAGTGAGAACAAGCTCCCACCAACACACAGAGGAACCCAAATGTTAGCCAAGGCCAAGTCAAGTTGGTCAAGAGGCAGAgtaagaagcagcagcagcagcagtagtagAATCAGCTTGCATGCCAGTGGCCAATAAGTCGCCGTGGCACGCAAAAGAAAGCCCCGAAAAGTGCGGGGCAAAGTCGGAGGAAAGCGGCGAACACAATTAGAGTAACTTGCTTAAATTTACAGAAAATGGAAAGTACGCTACGGAGACGTGAGAGCTGCTTTCACACTAACTTTGTTGGAGCGCCCCTCGCACATTTTTGttagccaaataaaattagaacacgacactgagagaaatagTACGAGAAACTAACGAGCTCCATTCTTATTGTACAGAAAAAACCTTTAGTGTGACCAACCTCCAGAGTTTGTATTCATAAGTCACTGTGTGACCTTGCCTTACTCAGAGCAGCCACTTTTAGGTTATTTTTCTAAACTTTGCTAAAGCCGCTCTGTGCTTATTAGGGCCATTAAATAAACTGGACCTTTTCGCGCTATGCAGGCTGCGGTCAGCTACtggcggatgtggatgtggccgGAAGTCGATGGCGTCGAATTGGGGAAGACCCGCCAGCGAAAGGAAGTCGGCCACACCGACACAGATAGAAAACCAAGCCAAGTGTTGAGGTTGCCGCTGACGCACTCTGAAGAGACGCCCTTCGCGGCCCTTGtagagcatttaaaaataaatgcacttgACTTGCAAAATGCTTgcaccaaacaaaacaaaatggcacCCATAAATTTAgacaatggcaatggcgacGCTGGAGAGTCGGCAATAAATGTTTGCCACTCGCAAGCGGAACAACAATTGGCATTAGAAGAGCTATGGCCTGAGCCACATTGACACGCTTTCTGTACATATTTGCATtgccttgttgttgccgcgggccttaaatttagttttgtttcagttttagtttttcaccccttttcctttcccttcCCTTGGCGAAAACAGGAAGCATTCCGCCATGcaatatgcaaatggaaaagcttGGACTCTGGCTTGCTTTTAGCACTTAAGTGgatttttggcatttgaagCAATGTATCTTGTCAAGTTCGCTAGAAAGGGAAATCCTTAGTGCCTACAGTTCTACATCCTATTGATGTCTGCCAAAGCTAACTAATGGACAAGCCCCAATTCGAATTGAGCAAGTCTTAAAGTACAAATCTTTATATTGTTCCTAAATTGCTCGAATCTTACTTCTTCATAATTCAGAAATTTCACTCAGCTCCTTCGTTATTGATAACCTTTCCTcctttgaattttaaattttcaataagTCAGCCTGCTGCCCCCCGACTTTCCCTTAGCAACCAAAGGCTCTAATTATTTTCGCTGATGTTTGCCCAGCATTTTTCAATTAGCGTCAACAAAGCAAAGAAATCATTAATCACACATGAGGCTGCTCAGACGTTCAGTTTCAGCGCTGTCATGAAATTCAGCCAGCAACTTTATAATGTCCCCACGGCTATATGGCTGTTGTTTTAGCCCAGTTTAGTAGTAACCCGAGTAGCCCTCTTCCGTTCCCAAAACGACAATGTCTGGGAAGAGTCAAGGCTGCTCGGCGATGGACAATGTCAAACCATTTGAGGGCAATTAAGGCCATTTTGTAATGTTCTGCATACGTGTTTAGCAAATTATGTTTGCAGATTTATGGGCTTCactgaatgtgtgtgtgggcgtgtgtgtgtgtgggtcgCTAAGATGAGTGGGTGTTGCCATAAATTTCAGCAGCCATTATCTGGCCGAGTTTTTATGACAAGGCCAGAAGCAGTCAAAAGGAATGGCTTTCGCCCTCGCTCACACGCTTTTGACCAACTTTCGCTGGAACAACGAAAAGGTCTCACCTCAttaaaatgggaaattaattgcattctGCCACGGCCTCAAGGCAATTCAACAGGTTCCAAGGTGAAGTTGCCCACTttccactcacacacacacttgagcCCACGCTCACAGATACCCACTCACACCATCAACGAATTAATTGTCGAGCTGCGGGGCTAACATGTTGCATGCATccttagcaaaaaaaaaaaaaaacgaataaaacGCAGCAGAAATATAAAAGCCAGCTGAAACAAGAGCTGAGAGTTTGCATGCAGTTTAGTTTCATTTTGCGCCAGaaataattgcaataaaaatggagaaaaacttttgcttttcgcctGCACGCGATTaaaatgaatggaaaattCAAGCAGTGCCAGCAAAGCTTTCAATTTAATCAAAAAGTGTGACTATAAACGCAATTAGTACCCGGTGGATAACGTAGATGGCAGTAAACTATGATATTACATTATTGAAGTAGGCGAACTAAGCTCTTAAAGATACACTTTTATTGAACCTTACAAAATAAGTTGTACTCTTATGTAAAGGCTTCTTGAAATGGTTGTACAATTTTGTATTCCTACCGCCAATTCCATCATATCCGACTGCAAAGCAATACCCCTCAACTCAAACTCGCCAGAAATGTTGTCAAAAATGTGACTGCTCAAGCTTTGGCGAATGGCAACATTCGCAATTACGTAACTCCCAGCACAAGTGGGCACTCGGAGAAGTAGCtaataaacaacaatttaGTCGGActaaaatgcaacaaaactaTATAATTTGCGTCGCAGCCATAACTCGCGAACTCTGACCCCAGGCACGCGAGGTGAAAGGGCAGTGAGAGTGACAGGTGGCGCACAAATCAGCAATCTGCATGCGAATGGGTATTCACATGGGCCACAATGTGAATATGTGAATACGAATGCGGGAATGAATACGAAATGAAGACGTTCGAAACGACCGTCGGAGGTCAGTTAACATTTTCCAGGGCACTACGCAGGGCAATCCATTTGAAAAAATTCGCGGACCGTTAGGCATATTACTTGCCATTTCCGGCGGGGcgtaaaaattcaaatttgattgCAATGCGGCAGAAACTGAATCATAGGGCTAAAATCTGGGCAAAGGCCAAATATGCAAAAGGAAACCAAAAATaggcatttaaatgcaaaggCCGAGCCTTCGGCGATTGCTGCAAATTAACGCTAATAAATAAGACAAAGCGGCCTCGATTTTTGTGGCGCACGATTTACCAACAATTGCATTCATTTGCAT
This genomic interval from Drosophila teissieri strain GT53w chromosome 3L, Prin_Dtei_1.1, whole genome shotgun sequence contains the following:
- the LOC122617916 gene encoding uncharacterized protein LOC122617916, producing MESGTSRSTASWTSTATLVSEEKAMPQVSDMSSKIEADPAQQRKSKQSKTKSTSTGNGTTTDDEQCRARILQQQRAELLWRTFTDEEYSDWKTFRDNDYQVPLRSVFSYVQLNPTPGLIFNVPPKKPGPEVVAEMMKGNHGALVRVRIGEHKFRCIPSLLKCFSSWFASRDWRVTRFKFLEQEVPARGFGVAYEWMRTEKLPDFGSLVPALQVARHLGVSLLEKAIYRMLCGNSVREKGAFLVYLEAKQQPALGEICVAMVRRLRRYFLALVGSPHFLHLQVDILETILRQDTIGVNSEMEVFFAVLRWLGHSDDLNRMTHMGRLMKCVRFHHMPMTFLFSLRESCNRPDKEDLFRGDPVLLAFNSDPDTMTTLERAISFIGVRSEYESIVEFLAVCGRHQMDVVYPRRWVCHIRCPYHLRSIEIPYQHRFTASEFSSYIASIQMEWDGKGPADEGRSLVIDLELDPMLSGRANG